The following proteins are encoded in a genomic region of Rattus rattus isolate New Zealand chromosome 2, Rrattus_CSIRO_v1, whole genome shotgun sequence:
- the LOC116894191 gene encoding LOW QUALITY PROTEIN: olfactory receptor 480-like (The sequence of the model RefSeq protein was modified relative to this genomic sequence to represent the inferred CDS: inserted 1 base in 1 codon) translates to MFCHLYNENNMQGTILDSILIASHFYFLTEMEPGNNTVVTEFILLGLTEDAAVSILLFVMFLIIYSVTLMGNLNIIVLIRASPQLHTPMYLFLSHLAFLDIGYSSSVTPIMLRGFLRKGTCVPVAGCVAQLCIVVAXGTSESFLLASMAYDRYVAICSPLLYSTQMSSTACFLLVGASYLGGWVNACIFTGCSLNLSFCGPNKVNHFFCDYSPLLKLSCSHDFSFEVIPAISSGSIIVVTVFIIALSYVYILVSILKMRSTEGRQKAFSTCTSHLTAVTLFFGTITFIYVMPQSSYSTDQNKVVSVFYTVVIPMLNPLIYSLRNKEVKEAMRKLVAKTHWWS, encoded by the exons ATGTTTTGTCATTTATATAATGAAAACAATATGCAAGGAACAATACTGGATTCCATTCTAATAgcatctcatttttatttcctgacaGAGATGGAGCCTGGAAACAACACAGTTGTAACGGAGTTCATTCTTTTAGGGTTAACAGAGGATGCTGCAGTCAGCATCCTTTTATTTGTAATGTTTCTAATCATCTATTCTGTCACCTTAATGGGTAACTTGAACATAATTGTGCTAATCAGAGCCAGCCCTCAGCTTCACACCCCCATGTATCTTTTCCTTAGCCATTTAGCCTTTCTAGACATTGGATACTCTAGCTCAGTCACACCCATCATGCTGAGGGGCTTTCTCAGAAagggaacatgtgtccctgtggctggCTGTGTGGCTCAACTCTGTATTGTAGTGG TTGGGACATCTGAATCTTTCTTGCTAGCttccatggcctatgaccgctatgtggccatctgctcaCCATTGCTCTATTCAACACAGATGTCCTCCACAGCCTGCTTCCTCCTAGTTGGAGCTTCCTACCTAGGTGGATGGGTGAATGCTTGCATATTTACTGGTTGTTCCTTAAATCTGTCCTTTTGTGGACCAAATAAAGTTAATCACTTTTTCTGTGACTATTCACCACTTTTGAAGCTTTCTTGTTCTCATGACTTTTCTTTTGAAGTTATTCCAGCAATTTCTTCAGGCTCCATCATTGTAGTCACTGTGTTTATTATTGCTCTGTCTTATGTCTATATCCTTGTGTCAATACTGAAGATGCGCTCTACTGAAGGCCGCCAGaaggccttctccacctgcacctcccacctcactgcagtCACTCTGTTCTTTGGGACCATAACATTCATTTATGTGATGCCCCAGTCCAGCTACTCCACTGACCAGAACAAAGTGGTGTCTGTGTTTTACACAGTGGTGATCCCCATGTTGAACCCTCTCATCTACAGTCTCAGAAACAAGGAGGTTAAAGAGGCCATGAGAAAACTAGTGGCTAAAACACATTGGTGGTCCTGA
- the LOC116894193 gene encoding olfactory receptor 481: METENDTMVTEFIILGLTDSATLRALLFVFFLPVYIMTVVGNISIILLIRSSPQLHTPMYLFLSHLAFVDIGYSTSVTPIMLISFLREETTIPLAGCAAQLGSDVAFGTTECFLLATMAYDRYVAICSPLLYSTQMSPPICCFLLGASYLGGCMNASSFTGCFVNLNFCGPNKINHFFCDLFPLVKLSCGHAYIAEISPSISSASVLVSTLSTIIVSYIYILHSILRMRSAEGRNKAFSTCTSHLTAVTLFYGTVLFVYVMPKSSYSADQVKAASVVYTVVIPMLNPLIYSLRNKEVKEAMKKLMARTHWFL; the protein is encoded by the coding sequence atggagaCTGAAAATGACACCATGGTGACAGAATTCATTATTTTGGGACTAACCGATAGCGCTACACTACGCGCTCTCTTATTTGTGTTCTTTCTACCTGTTTATATAATGACTGTAGTGGGAAATATCAGTATAATCCTCCTAATTCGGAGCAGTCCACAGCTTCACACCCCCATGTACCTGTTTCTCAGCCATCTAGCCTTTGTGGACATCGGCTACTCCACATCGGTCACACCTATCATGCTCATCAGTTTCTTAAGAGAAGAAACTACTATCCCACTTGCTGGCTGTGCAGCCCAGCTTGGCTCTGATGTAGCTTTTGGAACTACAGAGTGCTTCCTGCTGGCCACCATGGcttatgatcgctatgtggccatctgctcaCCCCTGCTGTACTCCACTCAAATGTCCCCACCAATCTGCTGCTTCCTGCTGGGGGCATCGTACTTGGGTGGATGCATGAATGCTTCATCGTTCACAGGCTGTTTTGTGAACCTAAACTTCTGTGGCCCAAACAAAATCAACCATTTTTTCTGTGACCTCTTCCCACTTGTGAAACTTTCTTGTGGTCATGCTTATATTGCTGAAATATCTCCATCCATCTCTTCTGCATCCGTCCTTGTGAGCACGCTCTCTACCATCATTGTGTCTTACATTTATATCCTGCACTCAATCCTAAGGATGCGCTCTGCTGAGGGAAGGAACAAGGCCTTTTCCACCTGTACATCCCACCTCACTGCAGTCACTTTGTTTTATGGGACAgttctgtttgtgtatgtgatgcCCAAGTCCAGCTATTCAGCTGACCAAGTCAAAGCGGCCTCTGTGGTCTACACAGTGGTGATTCCCATGTTGAACCCTCTTATTTATAGTCTGAGGAACAAGGAGGTAAAGGAGGCTATGAAAAAATTAATGGCCAGAACACATTGGTTCctttga